From the Montipora capricornis isolate CH-2021 chromosome 2, ASM3666992v2, whole genome shotgun sequence genome, one window contains:
- the LOC138037106 gene encoding putative uncharacterized protein DDB_G0274435, with translation MWEKIADTLNKCTVPKFRVDKRSVRDHVGILVYKHKKKLQAEEKATGITPDEPTELENLLDTITALEETGEAELQETQGTGSKKLQYDRAKAEDVRVKAMEKLSETKKRDSSADESDDKPKRQRRSGGDAMQYLAERAKVSDQLKEEELKMRKEHQTLEREKMEILRNQQMQMHQQQADMLKVMQQQQQQSQQQLLNSQMMMMEQQQQQSMALMMLLEKITQQIISRVIVYKEALSDAIVVVVILLNLELCFT, from the coding sequence ATGTGGGAAAAAATAGCAGACACCTTAAACAAATGCACTGTGCCGAAATTCAGAGTAGATAAGCGGTCAGTTAGAGACCACGTGGGAATTCTTGTTTACAAGCATAAGAAAAAACTTCAAGCCGAGGAAAAAGCAACTGGGATAACTCCCGATGAGCCAACGGAATTAGAAAACCTACTGGATACGATTACCGCGTTGGAGGAAACTGGCGAAGCGGAATTACAGGAAACACAGGGAACAGGCAGTAAAAAGCTTCAATACGACCGGGCTAAGGCGGAAGATGTTCGAGTAAAAGCGATGGAGAAGCTGTCAGAGACGAAGAAAAGAGACTCATCAGCAGATGAAAGCGACGATAAACCGAAGCGTCAACGAAGAAGTGGAGGTGATGCTATGCAATACTTAGCTGAAAGAGCTAAAGTAAGTGACCAATTGAAAGAGGAAGAGCTAAAGATGAGGAAGGAGCATCAAACACTCGAGAGAGAGAAAATGGAGATCTTGAGGAATCAGCAAATGCAAATGCATCAGCAACAAGCAGACATGCTCAAAGTTATgcagcagcaacagcaacaaaGCCAACAGCAGTTACTCAACTctcagatgatgatgatggagcAGCAACAGCAGCAGTCAATGGCTTTGATGATGTTATTGGaaaaaataacacaacaaatAATAAGTAGAGTTATTGTTTACAAAGAAGCACTTTcagatgcaattgttgttgttgttatattgTTGAACTTGGAGCTTTGCTTCACATGA